Proteins co-encoded in one Arachis hypogaea cultivar Tifrunner chromosome 13, arahy.Tifrunner.gnm2.J5K5, whole genome shotgun sequence genomic window:
- the LOC112792557 gene encoding epi-neemfruitin B synthase L1AT, which yields MEMELIYKETMKPSSGTPPHLKTYPLSFLDVTTPPQYMPMIYFYHPKQIENQESKLALLKKSLPEALSMYYPIAGRFKGRLAIDCNDQGVPLLVTKLKCHLSHFLNNPIQPNLLPLFPDNLAWTNMNNPDHDPIMAIQINCFHCGGIAIAVCVSHKLGDISTLINFVNDWAAITNHYQHQNHPLPSPPLLDAGVSVFPQGDLPVYQEKPYFGLPKSVCKRFVFEASKIEALKATAAPILPTRFEAVAALICKCAASALGLSPNSPLLSTVTVNLRKRIDPPVPSKTLGNMITFFLFCASQTDQLPELVSKMKQGMVGSEMQLKKYGGKYRDLDFIGEILKRDSEAPRDLKFALMTLSSWCRFSTYEADFGWGKPVWIASVSNFKNGVVFMDARDGKGMEVLVNMEEQHMARLECNQDLLQYASVEPSVQLYHQDDLSTFNV from the coding sequence ATGGAAATGGAATTAATATACAAAGAAACCATGAAACCAAGTTCAGGCACTCCTCCACACCTCAAAACTTACCCTCTCTCCTTCTTGGATGTGACCACTCCTCCCCAATACATGCCGATGATTTACTTTTACCATCcaaaacaaattgaaaatcaaGAATCCAAGTTAGCCCTCCTCAAGAAATCCTTACCCGAAGCTCTCTCAATGTACTACCCAATTGCAGGCAGGTTCAAAGGTAGACTCGCCATTGACTGCAACGACCAAGGAGTGCCATTGCTCGTCACAAAACTCAAATGCCATCTCTCTCACTTTCTCAACAACCCAATCCAGCCTAATCTGCTTCCTCTGTTTCCAGACAATTTGGCCTGGACAAATATGAACAATCCAGACCACGATCCCATCATGGCCATTCAAATCAACTGCTTCCATTGCGGAGGAATTGCAATCGCAGTCTGCGTCTCTCACAAGCTCGGCGACATTTCCACTCTCATCAACTTCGTCAACGACTGGGCCGCCATCACCAACCACTACCAACATCAGAACCACCCACTACCCTCTCCGCCCTTACTGGACGCCGGAGTGTCTGTTTTTCCTCAAGGAGACCTGCCGGTTTACCAAGAAAAACCCTACTTCGGTCTCCCGAAATCGGTCTGCAAGAGGTTCGTGTTCGAAGCTTCGAAGATCGAAGCCCTTAAAGCCACGGCTGCACCGATTCTTCCGACAAGGTTTGAAGCGGTGGCAGCACTGATTTGCAAGTGTGCGGCTTCTGCACTGGGGTTAAGCCCTAACTCGCCGTTGTTAAGCACCGTTACGGTGAATCTCCGCAAGAGGATCGATCCTCCTGTTCCCAGCAAAACCTTAGGGAACATGATAACGTTCTTCCTGTTTTGCGCCTCTCAGACGGATCAGCTACCGGAGTTGGTAAGCAAGATGAAACAGGGGATGGTTGGTAGTGAGATGCAGTTGAAGAAGTATGGAGGAAAGTACAGGGACTTGGATTTCATCGGCGAGATACTCAAACGAGACTCGGAGGCTCCCAGGGATTTGAAGTTCGCATTGATGACACTTTCCAGTTGGTGCAGGTTTTCAACGTACGAGGCGGATTTTGGGTGGGGGAAACCGGTGTGGATAGCGTCCGTTTCGAATTTCAAGAACGGTGTGGTTTTTATGGATGCGAGAGATGGGAAAGGGATGGAAGTGCTTGTGAACATGGAAGAGCAGCACATGGCAAGGCTCGAGTGTAACCAAGACCTGCTTCAATATGCTTCTGTTGAACCTTCCGTTCAGCTCTACCACCAAGATGATCTTTCAACTTTCAACGTCTAA
- the LOC112792558 gene encoding limonoid 1-O-acetyltransferse: MELIYKETVKPSSPTPPHLKTYPLSFMDVKTTPNYVPLLYFYRSNHQLLESTVALLKKSLSEALSLYYPIAGRFRDQVAIHCNDQGVPLLIATIKTNLSHILNNPTHANLLPLFPQNLPWSAMQNPRDDAILAIQINFFSCGGIAIALCMSHKFSDISALFNFVNDWASITKNQNHSLLPSPPLLHAGVSLFPQGDFPVYPEPPYPEIHNSVCKRFVFQGSKIDSLKAMAAPVHATRIQVVTALICKCAISALGLSPNTQLLSSVAVNLRNRIDPPIPNKTIGNMISFFVFSSSQTDQLPELVSKMKQGMEGSEAQMKKYGGKGRDLDFIAEFVKGDAGEVPEAEDLKIPVMIMSSWCRFSMYEADFGWGKPVWIASVSNVPNLVVFMDARDGKGMEVIVTMEEQHMARFECDHHLLQYASVDPPVQFQQNDF; the protein is encoded by the coding sequence ATGGAGTTAATATACAAAGAAACGGTGAAACCAAGTTCACCCACGCCTCCTCATCTCAAAACTTATcccctctccttcatggacgttAAAACAACTCCCAATTACGTCCCTCTACTCTACTTTTACCGTTCCAACCACCAGCTTCTAGAATCTACCGTAGCCTTGCTCAAGAAATCGTTATCTGAAGCTCTCTCACTGTACTACCCAATTGCAGGCAGGTTCAGAGATCAAGTCGCCATTCACTGCAACGACCAGGGAGTCCCACTGCTCATCGCAACAATCAAAACGAATCTCTCTCACATTCTCAACAACCCAACCCATGCaaatcttctccctctcttccctcagAATCTGCCATGGAGCGCTATGCAAAATCCAAGAGATGACGCCATACTCGCCATTCAAATCAACTTCTTCTCCTGCGGCGGAATCGCAATAGCCCTCTGCATGTCTCACAAGTTCAGCGACATCTCCGCTCTCTTCAACTTCGTCAACGACTGGGCTTCCATCACCAAGAATCAGAATCACTCACTGCTTCCCTCTCCGCCCTTGCTCCACGCCGGAGTTTCTCTTTTCCCTCAAGGAGATTTTCCGGTTTACCCGGAACCACCGTACCCTGAGATCCATAACTCGGTGTGCAAGAGGTTTGTGTTCCAAGGTTCCAAGATCGATTCCCTGAAAGCCATGGCTGCACCGGTTCACGCTACAAGGATTCAAGTGGTGACTGCACTGATATGCAAGTGTGCGATTTCTGCGCTAGGGTTAAGCCCTAACACCCAGTTGTTAAGCTCCGTTGCCGTCAATCTCCGAAACAGAATCGATCCTCCCATTCCAAACAAGACCATAGGGAACATGATTTCGTTCTTCGTGTTTAGTTCCTCTCAGACGGATCAGCTGCCAGAGTTGGTAAGCAAGATGAAGCAAGGGATGGAAGGTAGTGAGGCGCAGATGAAGAAGTATGGAGGGAAGGGTAGGGACTTGGACTTCATTGCTGAGTTCGTGAAAGGAGACGCGGGAGAGGTTCCGGAGGCGGAGGATTTGAAGATTCCGGTGATGATAATGTCAAGCTGGTGTAGGTTTTCAATGTACGAAGCCGATTTTGGATGGGGGAAACCGGTGTGGATAGCATCTGTGAGTAATGTCCCGAACTTGGTGGTTTTTATGGATGCGAGAGATGGGAAAGGAATGGAAGTGATTGTGACCATGGAAGAGCAGCACATGGCCAGGTTCGAGTGTGATCACCACCTGCTTCAATACGCCTCCGTTGATCCGCCTGTTCAATTCCAACAAAATGATTTTTGA
- the LOC112792559 gene encoding serine/threonine protein phosphatase 2A 59 kDa regulatory subunit B' eta isoform yields the protein MIKQILGKLPRKPSRSADNREFGASSTPSLITADPGLMTNEAIVSNSASVSNPDAAFRSAYNHGSKVHAGVNSKLNGNSINSPYEALPSFRDVVNSEKQSLFIRKLKLCCVVFDFTDPTKNLKEKEIKRQTLLELVEYVTSVNGKFTETVMQEVIQMVSANLFRSLNPQPRENKVLEAFDLEDEEPLVDPAWSHLQIVYEFLLRFVASPETDAKLAKKYIDHSFVLRLLDLFDSEDPREREYLKTILHRIYGKFMVHRPFIRKSINNIFFRFIFETEKFNGIAELLEVLGSIINGFALPLKEEHKLFLVRALIPLHKPKCLAMYHQQLSYCILQFVEKDCKLADTVIRGLLKYWPITNSSKEVMFLTELEEVLEATQPPEFQRCMVPLFYQISRCLGSSHFQVAERALYLWNNEHIESLIRQNRKVILPIVFPALEKSSTSHWNQLVKNLSLNVRKILLDADPEFFEECLNKFREDEAILEEGKQKHEATWKLIEEVAAAKLEKQ from the exons ATGATCAAACAGATACTGGGCAAGCTTCCTCGGAAGCCATCTAGGTCTGCTGACAATCGTGAATTTGGGGCTTCATCAACCCCATCCCTGATTACGGCTGATCCTGGACTTATGACTAATGAAGCAATAGTGTCGAATAGCGCATCTGTTTCCAACCCTGATGCTGCTTTCAGGTCAGCATATAATCATGGGAGTAAAGTTCATGCGGGTGTAAACTCAAAACTAAATGGTAATTCGATAAATTCCCCTTATGAAGCGTTGCCTAGTTTTAGGGATGTTGTAAACTCTGAGAAGCAAAGCTTATTTATCAGGAAACTGAAGTTGTGCTGTGTAGTTTTTGACTTCACCGACCCGACGAAGAATTTAAAggaaaaagaaatcaaaagaCAGACATTGCTTGAGCTGGTGGAATATGTCACTTCTGTAAATGGGAAATTTACCGAAACTGTTATGCAAGAAGTTATCCAGATGGTATCTGCTAACTTATTTAGGTCACTTAATCCACAGCCCCGTGAAAACAAGGTTCTAGAAGCATTTGATCTGGAAGATGAGGAACCACTGGTAGACCCTGCCTGGTCTCACTTGCAAATTGTGTATGAATTTCTTCTGAGGTTTGTTGCATCTCCTGAGACTGATGCAAAGCTGGCTAAGAAATACATTGATCACTCGTTCGTTCTCAGATTGTTAGATCTCTTTGATTCTGAGGATCCCAGGGAGAGGGAATATCTGAAAACTATCCTGCATCGGATCTATGGAAAGTTTATGGTTCATCGCCCATTTATTAGGAAATCTATCAACAACATATTCTTCCGATTtatttttgaaacagaaaagtTTAATGGGATTGCTGAGCTTCTTGAGGTATTGGGAAGTATAATTAACGGATTTGCACTGCcactcaaagaagagcacaaattGTTTCTTGTTCGTGCTTTAATCCCTCTTCATAAACCAAAATGCTTGGCTATGTACCATCAGCAGTTGTCATACTGCATTTTGCAGTTTGTTGAAAAGGACTGCAAGCTTGCAGATACTGTTATAAGGGGTTTGTTGAAATACTGGCCAATCACTAATAGCTCAAAAGAAGTCATGTTTCTAACTGAGCTAGAGGAAGTTCTGGAAGCTACTCAGCCACCAGAATTCCAAAGATGCATGGTGCCTCTGTTCTACCAAATTTCCCGTTGCTTGGGTAGCTCACACTTTCAG GTGGCAGAGAGGGCTCTATACTTGTGGAACAATGAACATATTGAGAGTTTAATCAGACAAAACCGGAAAGTAATACTGCCTATTGTATTCCCTGCATTGGAGAAAAGTAGCACTTCCCATTGGAATCAACTAGTCAAGAACTTATCCCTTAATGTTCGTAAAATCCTGTTGGACGCTGACCCCGAGTTCTTTGAGGAGTGCTTGAATAAGTTCCGAGAGGACGAAGCGATTCTGGAAGAGGGGAAACAAAAACACGAAGCCACATGGAAGCTCATAGAAGAGGTTGCTGCAGCAAAGCTCGAAAAGCAATGA